The Reichenbachiella carrageenanivorans region CCAATAGCCGTTCTACGCAATTCGGACATATAAGCCCCACAACCCAATGCTTCTCCTACATCTCTCACAAGGCTTCGGATGTAGGTGCCTTTTGAGCATTGAATTTTGAAACTGATCTCTGGCAGTTGGCTTGTATCTACCTCAAACAAAGACACTTGAACTGGACGTGGGTTAAGTTTTACTTCTTCTTTTCGTCGAGCGGCCTTATAGACTCTTTCACCATCTACTTTGATGGCACTATAAATGGGAGGCACTTGCATAATGTCTCCTGTCCATTGAGTGGCAGCCTCTTCTACTTGACCTGGCGTGATATGATCGTAAGGTTTTTCACTATCGAATTCGGTTTCTAAATCCACTGAAGGCGTGGTCTTTCCTAACACCATTTTACCCGTATAGGTCTTACCGAGATCTTGATACTCATTGATTTTTTTAGTAGATCTACCTGCGCAAACAATCAATAAGCCAGTAGCCAAAGGGTCTAATGTTCCAGCGTGTCCTACTTTTTTGATTTTTAGCTTTCCTCGAATTTTTTTGACAACATCGAAAGAAGTCCATTCGAGCGGTTTGTCTATCAAAAAGACTTCACCTTTTTCGAAATCCATCTCTGAAATAAGAATAGGACCTACCATAACAGTCCTCCCGCAATAGCCAACAGCCCTGCTACTCCGCAATACATGGCGAAATAGATGAGCTTTCCTTTTTGTACAATAGAGAGCATCCATTGGCATGCCAATAAGCCTGATAAAAATGCTGCTACAAAACCAACCGACAAACTCATCCCCGACACGTTCGCTGCAATGGCTGGGTTTTCTAAAAAATCTTTGGTTTTCAATAGCATGGCTCCCAATATGGGCGGCAATACCATCAGAAATGAGAAACGTGCTGCTTTTTGCTTGTTGACCCCCAGTAGCAACGCCGTAGAAATAGTGGCTCCAGACCTAGAGATACCTGGCATGATGGCAATGGCTTGTGCCAAACCAATAAGGAAGGCATTTTTGAAGGTAATTTCTCCTTCGTTCTTTTTGCTAAAGTAAGTGACCGCCAGTAGGCCGGCTGTCACTAAAAGCATTGTACCTACCAACAAAATATTACCGCCAAAAAGCTGTTCTATCTGATCTTCGAAAAAGACACCAACGATACCTACTGGAATCATCGACAACACAATCATGGCTGCAAATCGAGTGGACTCATTCCATTCAAATTTGAAAAGACCTTTGATAATCTCTAAAATGTCTTCCCTGAAAATAACAACTGTGCTACAAGCCGTAGCGCCATGTAGAATGATCGAAAAAAGCAAATTGTCCTCCGACTGTACACCAAGAAAATAGGTACCTAACTCCAAGTGCCCGCTACTACTCACTGGGAGAAATTCTGTCAACCCCTGAATAATACCAAGGATCAATGCCTCAAGAAAACTCATTTATCCGATTTTGGCTTGTAAAGAATGGCGACAAACTCGATAGCAAACCCAAGTAGTACCACCAAGGGGCCTAAGGTGAGTCCTAGAAAACCAAAGCCATACGGCTCTGTATCAAGCGTCATGATGATAAAGCCTAAGATCAGTACAGCTACTCCAGCAAGCATGATCTGGTAATTTATTTTTTGAAAAGCTAGTTTGTTCTTATCACTCATAATCTAATATAGTTCGTCCAGAGACATTTTCATATACCTCCTGATGGCTGCAAAAGTACTCATAAAACCCACAAATATGCCGACCAAAGCGATACCTCCCCCCAATATTAGGAGTTGATTCACATGAAGCAATTCGAGCAAGCCTTCTACTTCGGTATTTAAATACTTCATCAATGAAGCCAGCAGCCCAATAGCAATCAGCGCTGACAAAAAGCCGAAAAGTGAAGCTCGCATTAAAAAAGGCTTTCGGATAAAATGGGTAGTAGCGCCCACTAGCTGCATGCTGCGAATCAAGAATCGCTGGGAAAAAAGAGCCAGTTTAATGGTATTGTTGATTAAAATAATAACTACAACTAACAAAATCACAGAAAAACCAAGCAGAACCAAACTGACCTTCCGGACATTTTGACGAATACTATTCACGAGGCTTTCGATATAAGTGACTTCGTGTACACCACGAATAAAACCGATTTCTTTTTTTATCTCGACAAGGTTTTGTGCTTCATGAAAGTCTGGATTGATCTTGATAACCACAACATCTCGCAGTGGGTTGTCTCCTAAAAAGGCTACAAAATCCTCCCCTGTCTCCTCATAAAATTCCTTAGCAGCTTCTTCTTTGGTAATATGCGCTATTTGCGCCACGCCCTCTTTTTTGATTACATAATCTTTGGAAGACAGTGTCTTAGTGATTTTTGTAATTTCGTTTTGACTGAGGTTTTTATTGAGAAAGACCTGCATTTCTACATTCTCCTGAATAATGGTTGTCAGATTCTTGGTCATCATGAGCAACAAACCAAACAACCCCATCACAAAAAGTGCGAGCGTGACACTAAACACAACACTCACAAAGGGATAGCTCCCTAACTTTTTCTTTTTTCTGAATTTTTTATCTTTTGCCATAAGCTATGGCCAAAAATAGCCCAAATACTGAAAATATGGGGACGGAGAAAATAAAATAATCCTGTACGGCTTATCCCCTGGCCTTCAACTCGCCGAGTTCATGAATAAGCTCTCGATTTTCGATTTTAGAAAGTGGGGTGATAGATGAGGCATTTTTTCTCAACTGATAGAAATCTCCGTGATAGTAGAAAAATAATTTTTTATTGCCTGGTGTACTAATCTCAATGATTTCGTAAGGTGACTCATTAAATTTTCCATACAGAAATAGCCGATTATCTTCCAGTCTATAGTGAAAATTGTACCTTCTAGAATTGATGGTTTGAATGTTGACTTTGTCTACTTCCGATATGCCAGACACCTGAGCTATACGATCCATGGCATTGATATCTACCGCCATACCATCAAACCCATCCTCATGAGTAGGAGCTACTTCGGGCACATCAAAAGCTATGACTTGTTTAGGCATATTTGCCTCAGGTTCAATTTCTCTTTTCTTTAGTACGGGTGCCGCTTCTACATAGTCGAGCATTTGCATATTGCCTTCAAACCTGTAGTCTAGTGGTTGAACCGAAGATGGTGCTAAAGCTGAGCTCAATGAATACTCAGTTTTAGCATCGAGTGCCTCTATATGGTATTGAATAGCCGCTTCCTTGTTATAATAAAGATAGCCCCCAGTAGCAATCATTACAGCTGACAAGCCGTAGGTCAGTGATTTCAGCATAGACCCTTGCATCAAAGTACCAATCAGCGTAGGCTCTACGGATATATTATTCAGTCTTGTTTTCAGCTCTGCACGGCGGTGCGCTTTCAAGCCTTCTACAATATCGTTTTGTCTATCAAATTCAGCCTTAAGCTCTGGATTGCTCTCCACTCTGCCTTCGAACAGGATGCGATCAGTTTCTGACATCCCTCCACTAAAGTAAGCTTCTAATTGACTGCTGTATTTATTGATTCCCATGATCTTAGTCTAGTACATCTTGTGAAGAATAATTCCGCTTAACCATCAGGTCGAGCTTCTTTTTGCACTTATACTTTTTGGTCTTGGCAGTGTCCGTATTAGCAAACCCTAATTTGTCTGCGATATCGGTCATGGACAATCCATCAAAGTAGTGATAAGTCAATATTCTTCTACATGTATCTCCCAACTGATTGATACAATCGGTAATAATTTTTATTCGTTCGTTTTTTTCATACTCCTGGTAGATGGATTGTTCGACTTCTTCGGAAGACAATCGACTCTTTCGATCCAATTCTTTTCTCCAAAGATTGAGGCAAATACTATAAATGTATGTACTAATCTTAGACGTCAATACCAACTTTCCAGCTACGGCCTTCTGCCAAAACACCAAGAGCGCGTCCTGAAAGACGTCTTTCGCTTCATCTTCGGATCCGTTATTGTTTAGCACAATACGGGTCATCATTTTATAATGTTTCTTGTACAGGTAGTCCAATGCTCCCTCATCCCCTCTACTTACCCGTGCTAACACTTCATGATCTTTCATGATAAAAAAGCTCTCGCTCTAGTTTAAATACGACAATGTAACTAATTGTAACCCATCAGGGTAGAATATATGTGTTCTGTCTATCAAGATAGCTGATTTACGACAAATAATCCAATGAGCTAACGTCATTAATCCCATTTTATGATCGCACAGTTAGTATCTTTCTTGTTTAGCAAAATAATCACGAAAGTGCCTGATAGAATTAGACAAGTGAAAAAGTGTGCAAATTTTTCACTTTCCTTGCTTGCTGATACCAGTCGTTGAACACCAAATCAAGTATAGAAATCGTCATCCCACCAAAAGAAAAATCCCGAAAACACTCCAAGAGAGCTACCATCTTTTCAGGGTTTGTCAACGGCCTTCTGAGTCTAGCTACTGTGATGTGAGCCGTATTGATTTTGTATCGACTGTCGATCGAATGCTGAAGCGATCTAGCCCTGAATGCCTCACGAAGGGCGTTTCGCAACTTCTCTAAACCCTCCCCTTCAGGAAATCCTTGAATCAGAATCCCCGATGGACTAGCGGTGATCCCTCGGAAGCAAATTTGAATTGGTTTCTCCAGACAAGTTTCAATAACTTCAACATAATCTGCCACTTCTATATCCGTTAACCGAAACCCGGTATAACAGGAAATAATAGATAAGACCGTCAAGTGCAAATCCGATGTGGGGTAATAATACTGGCATGGTTCCTCTTGCTTAAGTTTATTTTGAAAATCAACAATTTGTGCACTTAGCTGGGTCGATGGTCTCGCCAACAACGTGATACCCCTACGTTCGTCAGCAGGATCATCAATAAGTGCATCTGGCTCAGAGCTGCCTTCTCCAAATTTTCGGATAGCCTCTTCCCACATCTGAGCATAATGGCTCATCAAATACTTACTCATACTTTTGCCAAGTCTGTGTACGATAAAAAAACGCCACATAGCCTCGAAGTTTCAAATTACCTTCTTCAAGCCACAGTTTACAACTGTATACTTTGCCGTTTTTAGGATCTAATATTTCTCCTCCTACATATTCTTCTCCGTCTCTTTTGGCTCCTTTTAATATCTCCATGCCCATTACTTTTTTCATATATCTTGGGTCAGACCGATCACAATCATCGCACACAGGGTCAGGATCTTCTTCGGGAGTCAAAAACATTTCGATGACTTTGCCATAGTACAAATTCTCTTTTTTATAAATCTCTACGATAGACCGAGGCTTAGCAGTCTCATCATCGATAGTTCTCCATTTCCCTACAATTGGGTCTTGAGCTATAGCCAAATGACTCCATGTCATCAGGCTAATCAAAACAAACAGGTTCATTTTCATAATTTCTCTTGTTATACTTAAACAACATACAGGCTAGTACGTATTTATCAGGAGGTATACGAACGACTAAAAAGCGGTTTTAAAAATACCTTTTGTAATTCTTTATCAAAGAAAATAAAGCTTGTTTTTTTCGAATGGGAACAGTTTTCTACTGTTTACATCACTTTTTTTACGACCAATCCAACAAAGACCTGCTATTATTACAAAATCTTGATATTTCTTGTTGATAAATTAACAAACATCCAAATAACAGTTGGTTTCTTTACGAACCAATTATTTGAATTAGTCGTTCAACCTATTAGTTTTGCCAAAATTTTTAACACACACTAAATTAAATAATCAATGATTAAAGTTGCTATCAACGGATTTGGGCGTATCGGAAGACTTGCGTTCAGAGCATTATTGAAAAAAGAAAATGTAGAAGTCGTTGCGATCAACGACCTGACTGATACTAAGACGCTAGCACACTTGTTGAAGTATGATTCTACTCAAGGTAAATTCGACGGAACAGTTGAAGCCGCTGCTGATGGCATCATCGTAAACGGCAAGAAAATCGGCATCACTGCTGAGAGAGTTCCTGCTGACTTGCCATGGAAAGCATTGGGTATCGATGTAGTATTGGAGTCTACAGGTAGATTCGTAGACGAAGCTGGCGCTAGCCAACATTTGACTGCTGGAGCTAAAAAAGTGGTCATCTCTGCTCCTGCTAAAGGAAACATCCCTACTGTAGTATTGGGTGTAAACGACGATATTTTGACTGGCGAAGAGACGATCATGTCTAACGCTTCTTGTACTACCAACTGTTTGGCTCCTATCGCTAAGGTGTTGAACGACAGCTTTGGTCTAGAGCAAGGATTTATCACTACTATCCACGCTTACACTGCTGATCAAAACTTACAAGATGGCCCTCACGCTGACTTGAGAAGATCTAGAGCTGCTGCGATCAACATGGTACCTACTTCTACTGGTGCTGCTAAAGCTGTAGGGTTGGTATTGCCTGCATTGAACGGCAAATTGGATGGTAACTCTATGAGAGTACCTACTCCAACTGGCTCTATCACTGACTTGGTAGCTACTCTATCAAAAGAAGTAACTGTTGAAGAAGTAAACGCTGCCATGAAAGCTGCTGCTGAAGGGCCAATGAAAGGCATCTTGAAGTACACTGAAGATCCTATCGTTTCTTCTGATATCGTAGGCGATCCTCACTCTTCTATCTTCGATGCTGGTATCACTTCTGTGAACGGCAAAATGGTAAAAGTAGCGTCTTGGTACGACAACGAAGCTGGATACTCTAACAGAGCCGCTGACTTGATCGCTAAGATTGGTTAATTGGGCTTGTTGGCAGAAGTGCTAACAGAACCATTAAAGGATAATAAAATTTTGAACCTCGGCTTTTAAGTCGGGGTTTTTTTGTGCCGTTTTTAGTCGTCATCGCCTTTGCTTGTCAGGATGATCTATCTGAATAACAACAAATGAAAATGTTAAGCTACCAAACAATTGAGATTACCCAGATCATTTCTTATTCGTTAGCTCGATCAGCTAAAAAAACATTCATAATATTTTGCCCCCCGTCTTCAAGCTAGACAAGCCCCTACTTTTTCATTGCCAAAAAGTAGGCAAAGGTGTGCCTAACTTAACAACTCCTCCTGACCATCTCCCACCTCTAGGTTATGCCAGACTTGCTGTACGTCGTCGTTGTCTTCTAGGGTGTCTATAAGTTTCATTACTTTTTGAAACGCTTCGTCGTTGAGTGAT contains the following coding sequences:
- a CDS encoding DUF3098 domain-containing protein, encoding MSDKNKLAFQKINYQIMLAGVAVLILGFIIMTLDTEPYGFGFLGLTLGPLVVLLGFAIEFVAILYKPKSDK
- a CDS encoding RNA polymerase sigma factor, encoding MKDHEVLARVSRGDEGALDYLYKKHYKMMTRIVLNNNGSEDEAKDVFQDALLVFWQKAVAGKLVLTSKISTYIYSICLNLWRKELDRKSRLSSEEVEQSIYQEYEKNERIKIITDCINQLGDTCRRILTYHYFDGLSMTDIADKLGFANTDTAKTKKYKCKKKLDLMVKRNYSSQDVLD
- a CDS encoding undecaprenyl-diphosphate phosphatase — encoded protein: MSFLEALILGIIQGLTEFLPVSSSGHLELGTYFLGVQSEDNLLFSIILHGATACSTVVIFREDILEIIKGLFKFEWNESTRFAAMIVLSMIPVGIVGVFFEDQIEQLFGGNILLVGTMLLVTAGLLAVTYFSKKNEGEITFKNAFLIGLAQAIAIMPGISRSGATISTALLLGVNKQKAARFSFLMVLPPILGAMLLKTKDFLENPAIAANVSGMSLSVGFVAAFLSGLLACQWMLSIVQKGKLIYFAMYCGVAGLLAIAGGLLW
- the gap gene encoding type I glyceraldehyde-3-phosphate dehydrogenase, coding for MIKVAINGFGRIGRLAFRALLKKENVEVVAINDLTDTKTLAHLLKYDSTQGKFDGTVEAAADGIIVNGKKIGITAERVPADLPWKALGIDVVLESTGRFVDEAGASQHLTAGAKKVVISAPAKGNIPTVVLGVNDDILTGEETIMSNASCTTNCLAPIAKVLNDSFGLEQGFITTIHAYTADQNLQDGPHADLRRSRAAAINMVPTSTGAAKAVGLVLPALNGKLDGNSMRVPTPTGSITDLVATLSKEVTVEEVNAAMKAAAEGPMKGILKYTEDPIVSSDIVGDPHSSIFDAGITSVNGKMVKVASWYDNEAGYSNRAADLIAKIG
- the truB gene encoding tRNA pseudouridine(55) synthase TruB — its product is MDFEKGEVFLIDKPLEWTSFDVVKKIRGKLKIKKVGHAGTLDPLATGLLIVCAGRSTKKINEYQDLGKTYTGKMVLGKTTPSVDLETEFDSEKPYDHITPGQVEEAATQWTGDIMQVPPIYSAIKVDGERVYKAARRKEEVKLNPRPVQVSLFEVDTSQLPEISFKIQCSKGTYIRSLVRDVGEALGCGAYMSELRRTAIGDFQVEDAFVLDDFISRLQRD
- a CDS encoding DUF2147 domain-containing protein encodes the protein MKMNLFVLISLMTWSHLAIAQDPIVGKWRTIDDETAKPRSIVEIYKKENLYYGKVIEMFLTPEEDPDPVCDDCDRSDPRYMKKVMGMEILKGAKRDGEEYVGGEILDPKNGKVYSCKLWLEEGNLKLRGYVAFFYRTQTWQKYE
- a CDS encoding cell division protein FtsX, whose amino-acid sequence is MAKDKKFRKKKKLGSYPFVSVVFSVTLALFVMGLFGLLLMMTKNLTTIIQENVEMQVFLNKNLSQNEITKITKTLSSKDYVIKKEGVAQIAHITKEEAAKEFYEETGEDFVAFLGDNPLRDVVVIKINPDFHEAQNLVEIKKEIGFIRGVHEVTYIESLVNSIRQNVRKVSLVLLGFSVILLVVVIILINNTIKLALFSQRFLIRSMQLVGATTHFIRKPFLMRASLFGFLSALIAIGLLASLMKYLNTEVEGLLELLHVNQLLILGGGIALVGIFVGFMSTFAAIRRYMKMSLDELY
- a CDS encoding 2'-5' RNA ligase family protein, whose translation is MSKYLMSHYAQMWEEAIRKFGEGSSEPDALIDDPADERRGITLLARPSTQLSAQIVDFQNKLKQEEPCQYYYPTSDLHLTVLSIISCYTGFRLTDIEVADYVEVIETCLEKPIQICFRGITASPSGILIQGFPEGEGLEKLRNALREAFRARSLQHSIDSRYKINTAHITVARLRRPLTNPEKMVALLECFRDFSFGGMTISILDLVFNDWYQQARKVKNLHTFSLV